A genomic window from Quercus lobata isolate SW786 chromosome 10, ValleyOak3.0 Primary Assembly, whole genome shotgun sequence includes:
- the LOC115963597 gene encoding uncharacterized protein LOC115963597, whose product MQMLSSKCIYDKQSMLPHLLGGSRKRLSRAVVQGMDFSLSCKDKKKTIDQSVLLCCKLFISESRNCAALDAIEQAARLNPETVIVNKFEDRAYNRVRYTLVSYVVQDTTGSAIYSPLQQAVLAMVEAAFGAINLELHTGTHPRLGVVDEILFHPLARASLDEAAWLSKAVATDIANRFQVPVFLYAAAHPTGKALDTIRRELGYYRPNFMGNQWAGWTMPDMLLEKPDEGPSEVSRARGITMIGARPWVALYNIPILSTDFSVARRIARMVNARGGGLPTVQTLGLVHGEDSTEIACMLLEPNQIGADRVQNQVEMLAAKEGVEVEKGYFTDFSPEMIIEKYMNLTSTQRD is encoded by the exons ATGCAAATGCTTTCTTCAAAGTGCATATATGACAAACAAAGCATGCTTCCACATTTAT TAGGTGGTAGCAGAAAAAGGTTAAGCAGAGCAGTGGTGCAAGGAATGGATTTCAGCCTAAGTTGCAAG GATAAGAAGAAAACCATAGACCAATCTGTGTTACTATGCTGCAAGCTATTTATCTCTGAATCACGTAACTGTGCTGCCCTTGACGCTATTGAACAAGCCGCGAGGCTTAACCCAGAAACTGTCATCGTGAACAAATTTGAGGACCGAGCGTATAATAGGGTTCGGTACACTCTTGTATCATATGTTGTTCAAGATACCACGGGGAGTGCCATTTATAGTCCATTGCAACAAGCTGTCCTAGCCATGGTTGAAGCTGCATTTGGAGCCATTAACCTTGAGTTGCACACTGGGACTCACCCCCGGCTTGGTGTTGTGGACGAAATTCTTTTCCATCCATTGGCTCGAGCATCACTAGATGAAGCAGCTTGGCTTTCAAAGGCAGTGGCAACAGACATTGCAAATCGATTCCAAG TGCCAGTGTTTTTGTATGCTGCAGCACATCCAACAGGCAAGGCTCTAGACACCATTAGGCGTGAGCTTGGATATTATCGGCCTAACTTTATGGGCAACCAATGGGCAGGATGGACCATGCCTGATATGCTTTTGGAGAAGCCCGATGAAGGTCCGTCCGAGGTGTCTCGAGCAAGAGGCATCACAATGATTGGAGCACGTCCATGGGTTGCATTGTACAACATACCCATCTTGTCCACAGATTTCTCAGTGGCTCGAAGAATTGCAAGGATGGTGAATGCTCGAGGTGGTGGGCTGCCCACGGTGCAGACATTAGGCTTGGTTCATGGAGAGGATTCAACTGAGATTGCCTGCATGCTCTTGGAGCCGAATCAAATTGGTGCAGATAGGGTCCAGAACCAGGTTGAGATGCTAGCAGCTAAAGAAGGGGTGGAAGTGGAGAAGGGCTATTTTACTGATTTTTCACCAGAGATGATTATTGAAAAATACATGAATTTAACTTCTACTCAAAGAGACTAA
- the LOC115964207 gene encoding uncharacterized protein LOC115964207, translated as MDFNPSCKDKKKTIEQSVLLCCKIFISESRNRGALDAIEQATRLNPETVIVNKFEDRAYNRVRYTLVSYVVQDITGNAIYSPLQQAVLAMVEAAFGAINLELHSGTHPRLGVVDDILFHPLARASLDEAAWLAKAVAADIANRFQVPVFLYAAAHPTGKALDTIRRELGYYRPNSMGNQWAGWTMPDMLLEKPDEGPSEVSRARGITMIGARPWVALYNIPILSTDFSVARRIARMVSARGGGLPTVQTLGLVHGEDSTEIACMLLEPNQIGADRVQNQVEMLAAEEGVEVEKGYFTDFSPEMIIEKYMNLTSAQRD; from the exons ATGGATTTCAACCCAAGTTGCAAG GATAAGAAGAAAACCATAGAGCAATCTGTGCTACTATGTTGCAAGATCTTTATCTCTGAATCACGTAACCGTGGTGCTCTTGATGCTATTGAACAAGCTACAAGGCTTAACCCTGAAACTGTCATCGTGAACAAATTTGAGGACCGAGCATATAATAGGGTTCGGTACACACTTGTATCATATGTTGTGCAAGATATAACAGGGAATGCCATTTATAGTCCCTTGCAACAAGCTGTCCTAGCCATGGTTGAGGCTGCATTTGGAGCCATTAACCTTGAGTTGCACTCCGGGACTCACCCTCGGCTTGGTGTTGTGGACGACATTCTTTTCCATCCATTGGCTCGAGCATCACTGGATGAAGCAGCTTGGCTTGCAAAGGCAGTGGCAGCAGACATTGCAAATCGATTCCAAG TGCCAGTGTTTCTTTATGCTGCAGCACATCCAACAGGCAAGGCTCTAGACACCATTAGGCGTGAACTTGGATATTACCGGCCTAACTCTATGGGCAACCAATGGGCAGGATGGACCATGCCCGATATGCTTTTGGAGAAGCCCGATGAAGGTCCGTCCGAGGTCTCTCGAGCAAGAGGCATCACAATGATTGGAGCACGTCCATGGGTTGCATTGTACAACATACCCATCTTGTCCACAGATTTCTCAGTGGCTCGAAGAATTGCAAGGATGGTGAGTGCTCGAGGAGGTGGGCTTCCCACGGTGCAGACATTAGGCTTGGTTCATGGAGAGGATTCAACCGAGATTGCCTGCATGCTCTTGGAGCCAAATCAAATTGGTGCAGATAGGGTCCAGAACCAGGTTGAGATGCTAGCAGCTGAAGAAGGGGTGGAAGTGGAGAAGGGCTATTTTACTGATTTTTCACCAGAGATGATTATTGAAAAATACATGAATTTAACCTCTGCTCAAAGAGACTAA
- the LOC115963547 gene encoding protein ULTRAPETALA 1-like, whose protein sequence is MANGVERESELVVMFSEEELSEMSGVRRCLNYIEVTCGCTSHRYGDAVGRLRVFQNGDLEITCECTPGCQEDKLTPAAFEKHSGRETARKWKNNVWVIVNEEKVPLFKTVLLKYYNQASKNANGSHRSHNGRACHRDEFIRCTRCNKDRRFRLRTKEECRIHHDALADSNWKCSDLPYDKISCDDDEERASRRVYRGCTRSPTCKGCTSCVCFGCEICRFSDCSCQTCVDFTMNAKT, encoded by the exons atggcTAATggggtagagagagaaagtgagttGGTGGTGATGTTTAGCGAGGAAGAGCTGAGTGAGATGAGTGGGGTAAGGAGATGTTTGAACTATATAGAGGTCACGTGTGGTTGTACCAGTCACAGATATGGTGATGCTGTTGGGAGGCTTAGGGTTTTCCAAAATGGTGACCTTGAAATCACTTGTGAATGCACCCCTGGTTGTCAGGaag ACAAGCTGACTCCGGCTGCATTTGAGAAACATTCTGGAAGAGAGACAGCAAGGAAATGGAAGAATAATGTGTGGGTCATAGTTAACGAGGAGAAGGTTCCATTGTTTAAGACAGTGCTGCTCAAGTACTACAACCAAGCATCAAAAAATGCTAATGGGTCCCATAGATCTCATAATGGACGAGCTTGTCATCGTGATGAGTTTATTCGCTGTACTAGGTGCAACAAGGATCGAAGGTTTCGTCTGCGGACAAAAGAGGAATGTCGGATTCATCATGATGCTTTGGCAGATTCAAATTGGAAATGTTCTGATCTGCCATATGACAA AATTTCATGCGATGATGATGAAGAACGAGCAAGTCGCAGGGTGTACAGGGGCTGCACCCGGTCTCCAACATGCAAGGGTTGCACTtcttgtgtgtgttttggatgtGAAATCTGCCGTTTCTCAGATTGCAGCTGCCAGACTTGTGTCGACTTTACGATGAATGCAAAAACTTGA